The Corallococcus caeni genomic interval GCTTGTAGTCGATGACGGAGATGAGCAGCACGGCCCGGTCGCGCGACACGCGCAGCGGGTGCAGTTCGTTGCCGGGCAGCAGGCTGGCCGCGCGGCGTGCGTCCACCGTGAAGGCGGCCATCAGCGCCGGTGCGCCCTTCGAATCCACGGGCAGCGCGTACGGGATGTCGTCCACGCGCGAGTAGCGGCCGGACTGTCTCTGGATGCGTCGGGGGAGGAACATGGCGGACCTTTCGTCAGTGGCTCAGGGAGCGGTCCAGCTCGGAGAGGATGAGGGGGAAGACGTCCTGGGACGCGCGCTTGCCCATGAAGACGTCCAGGTGGCCGTAGCCCGGCAGCAGGTGCAGCGCGTGCCGGCCCGGGTGGAAGTGCTCCAGGTGTTCGAAGCTGCGGCGCTGGCTCTCCGCGAGGAAGCAGCGGTTCTCCTCGCCCGCGAAGAAGACGAAACGCGCGTCCGTCTGGGGCTCGCGCTCGCCCAGGTCCTCCGGCAGCGCGCGGAAGCCCTCCACCGGCACCAGGTGGCCCGCGCGCACGCACTCCTCCATCTGGCGGAAGAAGCTGAAGGGCACCGGGCCGAACTCGTGCTGGAGCCAGTCGTGCGTCTGGGCGTTGAGGTTCTCGTGCCGCCACAGCACCGGGAAGCCCGTGCCGTAGGTGAAGCTCGTCCAGCGGCAGACCAGATTCTCGCACTCGTGATGCGTCGCCTGCACCACGCGCGTCAGCACGCGCGCCGTGCGCGTGGGGCCGCCGTAGGCCCACTGCGGATCCAGGTACGGCGTGAAGCTCGAGACGAGCGGGACGGCGTAGCGCAGCTTCAGCTTCGCGGTCGCCGGCACCACGGGGTGCAGGGACACGGCGTTGGTGAGGATGAGGTCCACCTGCGGCAGCAGCCCCGCCACCGCGGCCATGGTGAAGCTGGTGGAGCCCTGGCAGTGGATGAGGGCCTTGACCTTGTCCGCCCCCGTCCTCTCCACCACGGTGCGGATGGCGTGCGGGTGGTCCAGGACGGCGGCCTGGTCCAACGTCCACTCGCCCGGCTCCACGTCGATGCTGGCGCGCCAGTTCTCCAGCCACACGTCGTAGCCGTCGTCGATCAGCGCATCCACCACCGTCTGCCGCACCGGCGCGCGGAAGATGTTCCCGCGCACGCCAGCGCCGTGCACCAGCACCACCGGCCCCTTGTCCGGCTTCTCGACGCCGCGCAGGTGCACCAGGTGCAGCGCGCGGCCGTCGCCCGCGAGGAAGGGCACGATCTCCTCGGAGTAGCGCGGCGCATGGATGGTTTCCGCGGACATGACGACGTCCCCCCACACGGCAAACGTTGGTCGGTGTGGAAGGGGCGACAACCGGCGTGCCGCCCCGCCTGACAGGGGCAGCGGGCAACGGCGCGGCGCCTCCCTGTCACTCCGCCCGCGTCAGCCCCTGGGGTGCTATGCGTGAGCGCATGGACGCGAACACGGGCTGGAGCGACTACGAGGGCGGCGCGACGCTCGGGGGCATGGGCAGCCAGGGCGGGACCGTCGTACGGGACGAGGGCATCCGCGACCTCTTGCGCCTCACCTACGAAGCGGACGACTCGCGCTCCTTCCACGTCGTCACCTGCGGCGTGTCCGGCTGGCTGTCGCATCCGCGCTTCTTCGACAACGCGGCGGAGGCGCTCCACGCCTTCGAGTCCATGAAGCCCGCGCTGGAGGAACTGGGCGCGGCGCTCCCGGAGGGCGGACCGAGGTCCACCGCGGACGGCCGGGCAGCGGGTCCACTGCTCGCCGCCTTCCGCGTGCGCTTCTCCTGAGTCGCGGCCCGTCCGCGCAAGGATTGCTTAAGGTTCGCCCGCGATAACCCGGTTCACCGTCCGGTCAGCCCCGGACGGTCCTCGAGCGGCCCCCCCGCCACTCCTGGCTCCCGAGCTCCCGGAGGAACCCCGGATGAAGAGCGAATCCCCCCAGGACCCGTCCCCCAAGGTCATCACGCGCCGGAGCATCCTGCGCGGCATTGGCCTGTCGCTGGCCGCGGTTCCCGTGGCGAAGCTGCTCGTCGCCTGCGGTGGCGACGACACGACCGGCGGCGACACCCACACCGGCGCGGATGCAGGCACGGACGCGGACTCCGGCGTGGTGGACCCGAGCGTCTGGGCCACGGGGGGCACCGCGGCGATGACGGCCGCCGCCGCGTACCCGGATCCGTTCGCCTCCGGCATCGGCACCGTGTGCAACCTCACCTGCGAGGCCACGCTGGGCCCCTGCTACGCGACCACGGTGGACCGCAAGGACATCAGCGAGGGCCATGACGGCCTGCCGGTGCGCCTGGCCTTCCTCATCGTCAACGAGTCCTGCGCGCCCATCCCGAACGCCACGGTGGACATCTGGCACGCCGCGCCGGAAGGCCTGTACTCCGGCGAGGACGCGAGCGACTTCTGCACCTCCGGTGACGCGACGGCGCGCGCGGCGCGGTGGTTCCGGGGCGTGCAGACCACGGACGCCAACGGGCGCGTGGACTTCGACACGTGCTTCCCCGGTTGGTACAGCAGCCGCACCATCCACATCCACTTCACGGTGCGGGTGAACGGCCAGGGGTTCGTCACGTCGCAGCTGTTCTTCGACGACACGACGAGCGACGACATCGTCAACAACCAGCCGCTCTACAACGCGCGCGGCGCACGCGACACGACCAACTCCAACGACACGGTCATCTCCGCGGACTCCGTGGGGGACTACCTCTTCGCCACCCAGCGCATGGCGGACGGCGCGATGCTGGCATCCAAGACGCTGGTCATCCGCTCCTCGCTGGACAGCGCGTCGTGCGCGGTGCCGGAAGGCAGCGGTGGTGGCGGCGGGGGTCCCCCGCCCGGCTGGGATGGTGGCATGGGGCCTCCGCCGCCTGGCTTCGACGGGGGCATGCCCTGAACTAGGGTGGGCCGGGCCCTCCCGGAGTCCTCCGGGGCGGCGTGTCCGAAGGGAGGCATGGCGCATGGGCGACCGCATCCTGCTGGTGGAGGATGACGACCCGCTCGGGTCCCAGATTGTCGGGCACCTGCGGGGCGCGGGCTTCGAGCCCGTGTGGTGGCGCGAGGGCCGCCTGCTGGTGTCCGGCGAGCTGCCGGACGTGAGCCTCGTGGTGCTGGACCTGATGCTGCCCGGCACCTACGGCCTGGACATGCTCAAGGCGCTGCGGACCTTCTCGGAGGTCCCGGTGCTCATCCTGAGCGCGCGCAACGACACGCTGGACAAGGTCCGCGCGCTGAAGCTGGGCGCGGACGACTACATGACCAAGCCCTTCTGGCCGGAGGAGCTGGTGGAGCGAGTGCGCGCGCGCCTGCGCCGCCCCACCCTGCAGAAGGAGCAGGCGGTGGTGGAGGTGGGCCCGCTGCGCATCGACCTGCAGGGGCACACCGTGCAGGTGCGGAGCCGCCCGGTGGAGCTCACGCGGGTGGAGTTCGAACTGCTCGCGGCGCTGGCGCGCAGGCCGCAAGAGGCGGTGACACGGCAGTGGCTGGTGGAGCACGTGTTGGATCCGGAGCGTGAGGGCACGGAGCGCACGCTGGACGTCCACGTGTCGCGGCTGCGGCGCAAGCTGGGGCCGGTGAAGTGCGTGGAGACGGTCTGGGGTGTGGGCTACCGGCTGGTGCCCGGGGAGGATGCGTGAAGCTGCGGCTGCGTCTGGCGCTCACTGCGGTGGCGGTGACGGTGCCCGCGGTGTTCGCGCTGGTGCAGGTGGAGCACTCGGTGCGCCGCCGCACGACAGACGAAGTCATCATCGAGTCCACGCTGTCGCAGATGCAGTCCGGGGGCCGCGAGCGATGCGAGGCCGCGCCCGAGACCTGGATGGTCCGCTCCCGTTCCCAACGTCCGCCGTGGGAGCGGGAGGGCCTGCCCGACGGCAGCAGCGGTCCGCCCTCGGGCAGCGTCGCGCCGGACGGGCCACCGGAAAGAGGCCCCGCTTCGGGAGGCCCGAGCCCCGGGAACGAGGGCCCACCCCGCTCCGGAGGCCGGGGGCCCCTGGGCCGGCGGCTGCCGCCGGTGAGCCTCTACCCCTTCGACGGACGGTTCGTTTCGCGCAACCCGCAGGCCCCCGCGCTGGACGACGGGCTGCGCCAGGGCGTGCGGGATGACGGCGTGGGCGTGCGCCGCTACTCCAAGGACGACGGCGCGCTGGTGCAGGACCTGCTGTTGCGCATGCCCTGGGAGGGAGGGCCCTGCGAGTACGTGCTCGCGCGCCGCGTGGAGCCCGCGGAGTCGCCGGAGGTGGGCCTGCCGCCGCTGTCCATCTGGGGCGTGCCCACGCTGATCCTCCTGTCCGCGATGGTGGTGGCGCTGGGCCCCGTGGTGCAGCGCCTGCGCCGGCTGACGGAGGAGGTGCGCGCGTCGTCGGGAAGCGGCTACGAGCAACCCGTCACGGTGAACGGCAGCGACGAGATCGCGGAGCTGGCCAGGGCCTTCCAGCAGGCGCGAGCGGAGATTCAAGCGCGGATGGCGCACCAGCAAGCGCGCGAGCAGACGCTGCGGGACTTCCTGGCGAACACGACGCACGACGTGATGACGCCGCTCACGGTGTTGCAGGGCCACCTGGCCGCGATGCAGCAGCGGATGCGAGCGGGAGAGCCGCTGGAGTCGGGCCTGATGTTGTCCGCGATGAGCGAGGCGCACTACATGGCCTCGCTGGTCCACAACCTGGGAGCGGCCGCGAGGCTGGAGGCCGGAGCGCCGCAGGTGCAGCACGCGCCCGTGGACCTGAACGCGCTGGTGTCACGGGTGCTGGGCCGGCACCAGCCCATCGCGAGGCCGCAGCGCATCGCCCTGGAGAGCGGAGTACCGGCGACGCCCACCTGGGTGAGGGGCGACGAGACGCTGCTGGAGCAGGCGGTGAGCAACGTGGTGCTCAACGGCATCCGCTACGGCCGCGAGGACGGCCACGTGGCCGTGGTGCTGGAGACGACGCGCCAGCAGTCCTTCAACCTGCGAGTCATCGACGACGGGCCGGGCATCTCCGAAGAGGAGCGGTCGAGGATCCTGGAGCGCCGCTTCCGGGGCAACGCGGCCCGGACCCGGGAGCCGCAAGGCCAGGGCCTGGGCCTGCACATCGTGCACAACGTGGTGGAGCTGCACGGTTGGAAGATGACCCTGGCGCCGTCGGAATACGGAGGCCTGGAGGTCGCCTTCACCGGCCCACTGACGCCTCCTCCGGAGTGACGGCGGACAGCGAAAGAGGTGCTGCGGCGTGCTTCACCACATGGTCCACGAACTCCGGCCACGCAGCCTGAAGTGAGTCCTGTGACGCCTCACCGAACAACGCGATGGCATCCACCGGCCTCCGCTCTCCCGTGAGCTGCTCGACGCACCAGGCCTCCAGCGCGTTCCGCAGACCGCGCAGCGGGCCGGTGAGATTCTCCAGTGAGGCATCTCCGAGCAGCGCGCGAGCCTCCGCCCAGCGCCCCTCCCGGCACGCCACCACCGCCGAAGCGAGCGGTGCGAGCCCCAGGGGAAAGTCCACCTGGGACTTCGCCTCCGCCAGCCGGGACTCCACCCGCGCCAGCCGCCCCTCGAGCGCGTCCACCAGCGCGAGCGCCGTGGACAACACCGCGCGGAACTGCGGCGTGAGGTCCTTGCGCGACTCCAGGCTCGACAGCTCCCGCCCCGCCGTCGGCAACCGCCAGAGCTGGAGCTGGGTGATGCCGATGTTGTACGTGGGAACAACCTGGACCTTCGCCAACGGACGCGCGGCCTCGAACCGATCGAGCGCGGCGGCCACCCTCCCCTCCGACAGCAGCTGAAGTCCCTCGTCCGTCAGCTTCTTGCTCCGGCGGTATCGCGGAAGGAAGTAGAGGGCCGCCGGTACCAGCAGGACGAGCAGGACGACGGGAAACATCATCTGCACCTGCCGCGGGTCGGGAATGAAGTGGTGCAGAACCCTGGGCACGCCCAAGAGCACCAGCATCATCACCACCGCGTACGGCCAGGATTTCCGCATGGGGCGGCTTCTAACCGGGTCGTCAGACGCTCGTCAGCAAATCCCGCGCCCTGAAGCTCTCCGCCAGGACGCGCGTCACGCGGAGCGCAGTAGTGGGCCGCGACGTCGTGCAAGCGCGGGCGGCACCGCGGAGTCATGGGCAGGGGCGCCCGTCGGGTGCCGTCTTCCGTAAACCTGTCCGACAGTCGGACAGGTTCGCGGCGCGGGGCTCGCCGGGCTGGAAGGCCCCGAGGACAGCGGGCCCACCAGTCCATGTCAGACCCCTCTGGTTGGATGGGCGTGGCTTGGGCGAGGAGGGCGACGGTGATGGTGCGGGTGGGACTCGTGGCGTACGTGGAGGAGCAACTCGAGCGCGCGATTGCGCTGGGGATGCTGCCGAGGGGGCAGTTCGGCTCGGAAGAGAAGCTGGCGCGTGAGTTCGGGTGCTGCCGGGGCACCGTGCGGGAGGCGCTGCGGCGGCTGGCGGCGCGAGGCCTGGTGGTGCAGCGCTCCGGACGCAAGACCCGCGCGGTGGCGCTCGATGAGTCGTTGACGCTGGAGAACCTGGGCCTGGCTCTGCATGACGAGCGCTCGGAGGAGTGCCGGCGGCTCCTGGAGGGCTACTTCAGCCTCAAGCGGCAGGTGCTGGTGGACCTGCTGGCCGACTGCTGCACAAGTGCCTCCGAGGCGCAGGTGAGCCAGTTGGAGGCCACCTGCTACGCGCTCTGGGAAGCGGCGCGCTGGGAGCCGGGGGCACGCTGCGCGCAGTTGGAATTCGAGTTGCTACGATTGGCGGCCCAAGCGGCGGCCCGTCCCGGACACCTGCTCCTCATCCAGTCGCTACAGCGGGCCATGAGGGGCAACGCGGCCCGACTGCAGTTCCTCATGGGCGGCGAGTCGCTGCGCGAATGGGCCATCTACGCGATGCACGCCCTGGGCGATCGCGACGTACGGGCGCTGACGCACGAACTGCCGGCGCTGCTGAAGGCATACGATGAGGGCGTGCTCGAACGGTTCGCGCCTGCCCTCCAGGAGCATGCTTCACACGAAGCCCCTCACGCAGAGGAGCGCCTCCTCGACCTTTCCACACCCGCTATCGGGCAGGACTCCGCGCTGGATGCACGCAGCTGCATGGAGGAGCAGGGCCTCGGCGCCCTCGCACCCACTGGCGCGGAACACCCAGCGGTTGGGGTTGCCCCCCTTCCTCATGCGGAGGCCTTCTCCGTGGAGTCGGGCAGCAATGCTCTGTTGATTCCAGCCGCCTTGAGCGCATCCCCTGACGAAGCCGGCGGTGAGTGCGCCGCAGGGAACGTGCCGGACGCGACCTTGAGTAGCCAGCTCGACTGTCGGACTGATCAGAGCGGCTTGTCAGCGAAGGAAGACCTTAAGCCCGAACATCCACCCTCCGGAGCCCGCGGGTCCCCCCGCGAAGTGGTGCGCGAAGAGGACGAGCCGCCTCATGGTCCCCCGGGCACTCTCACCACCTCGCCATTGGACTGATCATCGTCCCGCTGCGCTATCCGAGCGCCGCCTTCCCGTCCGGCTTGCGCTGGAACCTGTAGAGCACGAAGCCCACCGCGAGCGCGACGGCCCCGGCGATGAGGTTCTCGCGCTCCGCGCTCAGCGCGAAGACGACGCACAGCGCCGCGGCGGCCAGGGGAATCACGGGCCCACCCGGGATGCGGAACGCGTTCTCGGGCGCCTGGAGCTTGCGGCGCAGCACGGGCACCGCCAGGGCCGTGCCGAAGTACGTGGCGAGCCGGGCCACCACGGAGAGCGTGGCGAGCACCTCGAACGAGCCGGAGAACGCCAGGGGCAGCGCGATGGCCGTCTGCGTGAGGATGGCGACCGCCGGTGTGCGGTAGCGCGGATGCAGTGAGGCGAGCGCGGCGGGGCCAAAGCCGTCCTGGGCCAGCGCATACAGGTAGCGCG includes:
- a CDS encoding esterase/lipase family protein; translated protein: MSAETIHAPRYSEEIVPFLAGDGRALHLVHLRGVEKPDKGPVVLVHGAGVRGNIFRAPVRQTVVDALIDDGYDVWLENWRASIDVEPGEWTLDQAAVLDHPHAIRTVVERTGADKVKALIHCQGSTSFTMAAVAGLLPQVDLILTNAVSLHPVVPATAKLKLRYAVPLVSSFTPYLDPQWAYGGPTRTARVLTRVVQATHHECENLVCRWTSFTYGTGFPVLWRHENLNAQTHDWLQHEFGPVPFSFFRQMEECVRAGHLVPVEGFRALPEDLGEREPQTDARFVFFAGEENRCFLAESQRRSFEHLEHFHPGRHALHLLPGYGHLDVFMGKRASQDVFPLILSELDRSLSH
- a CDS encoding dioxygenase family protein; translated protein: MKSESPQDPSPKVITRRSILRGIGLSLAAVPVAKLLVACGGDDTTGGDTHTGADAGTDADSGVVDPSVWATGGTAAMTAAAAYPDPFASGIGTVCNLTCEATLGPCYATTVDRKDISEGHDGLPVRLAFLIVNESCAPIPNATVDIWHAAPEGLYSGEDASDFCTSGDATARAARWFRGVQTTDANGRVDFDTCFPGWYSSRTIHIHFTVRVNGQGFVTSQLFFDDTTSDDIVNNQPLYNARGARDTTNSNDTVISADSVGDYLFATQRMADGAMLASKTLVIRSSLDSASCAVPEGSGGGGGGPPPGWDGGMGPPPPGFDGGMP
- a CDS encoding response regulator transcription factor; the encoded protein is MGDRILLVEDDDPLGSQIVGHLRGAGFEPVWWREGRLLVSGELPDVSLVVLDLMLPGTYGLDMLKALRTFSEVPVLILSARNDTLDKVRALKLGADDYMTKPFWPEELVERVRARLRRPTLQKEQAVVEVGPLRIDLQGHTVQVRSRPVELTRVEFELLAALARRPQEAVTRQWLVEHVLDPEREGTERTLDVHVSRLRRKLGPVKCVETVWGVGYRLVPGEDA
- a CDS encoding ATP-binding protein produces the protein MKLRLRLALTAVAVTVPAVFALVQVEHSVRRRTTDEVIIESTLSQMQSGGRERCEAAPETWMVRSRSQRPPWEREGLPDGSSGPPSGSVAPDGPPERGPASGGPSPGNEGPPRSGGRGPLGRRLPPVSLYPFDGRFVSRNPQAPALDDGLRQGVRDDGVGVRRYSKDDGALVQDLLLRMPWEGGPCEYVLARRVEPAESPEVGLPPLSIWGVPTLILLSAMVVALGPVVQRLRRLTEEVRASSGSGYEQPVTVNGSDEIAELARAFQQARAEIQARMAHQQAREQTLRDFLANTTHDVMTPLTVLQGHLAAMQQRMRAGEPLESGLMLSAMSEAHYMASLVHNLGAAARLEAGAPQVQHAPVDLNALVSRVLGRHQPIARPQRIALESGVPATPTWVRGDETLLEQAVSNVVLNGIRYGREDGHVAVVLETTRQQSFNLRVIDDGPGISEEERSRILERRFRGNAARTREPQGQGLGLHIVHNVVELHGWKMTLAPSEYGGLEVAFTGPLTPPPE
- a CDS encoding FadR/GntR family transcriptional regulator, giving the protein MVRVGLVAYVEEQLERAIALGMLPRGQFGSEEKLAREFGCCRGTVREALRRLAARGLVVQRSGRKTRAVALDESLTLENLGLALHDERSEECRRLLEGYFSLKRQVLVDLLADCCTSASEAQVSQLEATCYALWEAARWEPGARCAQLEFELLRLAAQAAARPGHLLLIQSLQRAMRGNAARLQFLMGGESLREWAIYAMHALGDRDVRALTHELPALLKAYDEGVLERFAPALQEHASHEAPHAEERLLDLSTPAIGQDSALDARSCMEEQGLGALAPTGAEHPAVGVAPLPHAEAFSVESGSNALLIPAALSASPDEAGGECAAGNVPDATLSSQLDCRTDQSGLSAKEDLKPEHPPSGARGSPREVVREEDEPPHGPPGTLTTSPLD